In Arthrobacter sp. PAMC25284, a single genomic region encodes these proteins:
- a CDS encoding holo-ACP synthase, with amino-acid sequence MIVGIGVDVVDIERFGRQLERTPGLRDRLFVPAERELNTRSLAARFAAKEAVAKVLGAPAGMNWQDCWIGLDQNGPTVQVKGTVLAVADSKGVKRWHLSMSHDGGIATATVIAEG; translated from the coding sequence ATGATCGTTGGAATTGGTGTAGACGTCGTAGACATTGAGCGGTTCGGCCGGCAGCTGGAGCGGACGCCGGGGCTGCGGGACCGGTTGTTCGTCCCCGCTGAGCGGGAGCTAAACACCCGCTCCCTGGCCGCGCGCTTCGCGGCCAAGGAAGCCGTGGCCAAGGTGCTCGGGGCGCCGGCCGGCATGAACTGGCAGGACTGCTGGATCGGGCTGGACCAGAACGGGCCCACCGTCCAGGTCAAAGGCACGGTGCTGGCGGTGGCGGACTCCAAGGGCGTCAAACGCTGGCACCTGTCCATGAGCCACGACGGCGGAATCGCCACCGCGACGGTCATCGCCGAAGGCTGA